From the genome of Deltaproteobacteria bacterium, one region includes:
- a CDS encoding GTP-binding protein, with the protein MGKAKFERTKPHLNVGTIGHIDHGKTTLTAAITKVLS; encoded by the coding sequence ATGGGTAAGGCGAAATTTGAGAGAACAAAGCCGCATTTGAATGTTGGTACCATAGGTCATATAGATCATGGGAAGACCACATTAACGGCCGCTATAACAAAGGTATTATCG